The DNA window GTGGTATTCAGGGAGCCACTTCGCATCATTTAGGTCAAAACTTCTCTAAGATGTTCAATTTAAGTGTAGAAAACCCATTGGGTTCCGACCATCCTAAGCTATATGCCTACCAGAACTCTTGGGGCTTCTCTACAAGAGTTATAGGTGTAATGGTTATGATCCATTCTGATAATAAGGGTTTGGTGATCCCTCCCAGAGTTTCTCAGTACCAAGCTGTTGTTCTACCAGTCGGTATCACGGCTAAGACATCTGATGCTTTGAGGGCTCAAATTCACCAAAAGGCTAGGTCTATCGAATCCAggttaaagaaatttgataTCAGAGCCTTTGGTGATTACAGTGATAACTATACTCCAGGATGGAAGTTTGCCCAGTATGAATTGAAGGGTATTCCCTTAAGATTGGAGTTTGGTCCAAAGGATATGGAGAAGGATCAAGTGACTGTTGTAAGAAGAAACGATGGTCAGAAGTACATTGTTAGCCTAGCAGAATTAGAAATGAGAATTCCACAGattttggaagatatgCAGGAAACCTTGTATTTAAAAGCTAAAAAATCTTTCGATAGTCACCGAGTTATCGTTAATGAGTGGAAAGACTTTGTACCAGTCTTGAATGAGAAAAATGTCATCCTATCCCCATGGTGTGGTTTGGAAGAGTGTGAGGATGATATCAAGGAGTCCTCCGCCAAAAAAGATGACGGTGGCGAATTTGAAGTAGACGAAAAAGCACCAAGTATGGGTGCTAAATCTCTATGTATTCCTTTTGAACAACCTGTACTAAAGGATGGTCAGAAGTGTGTGAAATGTGAACGTGCTGCTATCCAGTACTGTATGTTCGGCCGTTCATATTAAGAAACGCTGCGAACATGACTTCAAAGAGGGAACAAAACTACCATACCTTTACGGCCCGGTTGTGTAGCCCCTCCCCCACCACCCCCACCCCCTACCAACAAATAGATTCCATTTACGTTGCTTGGATTATATAgtataatattaaaacttATATAATGTATTCGCCAACTTTAATTTGATTTCCAAAAACTGTTTGCCTTTATTTCCCCAAGAGACATGTATTTTACATCTAACTCAGCGCCATTATGAATCTCTGAAAGATAATAGATTCCTTGTAACTGTAGGACATgttcaatatattgaagagTCTTATTGTATGCAACGCCGACCTGGGCTACACTATGCGCATCATCACTCAGAACAAACCTGCTGTTCGCATATTTCTTAACCAAGTTTGCAACATCTCTATGAGGATACGGTTCCACTAAACCCTTACGTATCCCCGAGGAATTTATTTCAATCAGCCCCTTATATGAATTTATAAAGGCAATATTTCTAATCACGACAGCTTCCACGTCACTCCAAATACTAATGAGAGACGGAGAAATGTCCATAACCCTTGTCCATGTTCCTAAATCCAAGTCATCCTTGGTTGCACTAAATGCGACCTCTCCTGTAGATTTATCTACGAACATACCGTCCTCGGGCATAAAAAGACGGATTAAATCAAAGTGACCTACTACCTTGGGCTTTAAGGTTTTCAACATATCATATTGCAATTCAAAGTAATCCAGGAGAAACTTTCGCAAGTTATTACCGGAGCTCTCTAAAGCTGCAAACCATAGAGCTTGGTTGTAATCAATAGGTATATCATTTACATGGTGAATAGACCCAACACAAAATTTAAGCACTTCTTTGTGCTGGTCCATTAAGTCTCTTGCGTATCCAATATGCTTGCTATTACAGCCCTCCACTTCCATCCCGACAATAAGATTTACATCTActatttgtttctttattcGCTGAGAATGCTctagatatttttgaaactgTAATCGTAGTCGCTTTAGATCATTCAAGCTATCTGTAGTTCTTTCCTCTGGGTATAGAAGTGTTTCTTCCAACCTGGGCATGTGCTCAGTAAGGCAGTATGTGTGGAAGCCTCTGCGTTGAACCTCTTCAACTATGGCATCCAACGTATCAACTCCGTGTGAAATATAGTCCCCTGAATGAGAATGATGCGAAAACATCCGTGGTCCTATAATCCTACACTTTCTAGTTCTTTCGTTTGAGAGATTTTTAACTAGAAACTTGTCCAGTTTTCTTTCGGTTGCAGTTGATTAAATCggagaaagaaaatattaaacaTTACAACCAGTTCTGGATTTGCAATGTTAAAAAAAGTTTCTCGCTCAATGAAATCCGCCACACTCAAATGTATCTTGGCTGCTTACGCTGTTGTAGCTTTAATATGATCTGCATTGCCGAATGACCACATCCTCTCTATATCCAAAGCACAGGAACTCATCAAATGTCAGATCTTGCTGTTTATgttgtaattttttaaataaccACTGAATGCCGTTGTGTGCTTTAAGTTCCCCCCCGAAGACCCTCTTCTCTTCTCCTCCCTTCCCTAGAATCCCCCTCGCTCTTAAACGGTAACCACTGACGACAAGATCAGCAGTGGCCGTCCACGCAATGCTCACTTGTCGCCCCCCGTTCGAAACCACTTCGCAAAACCAGCTTAgcttctgctgcttttCTATTTCACATCATCCTGGACCCCTATGGCTGCCATAGATCATATTCATTGACCAACATACCATCCAATCTCAATACCGCTAGTTCACCGAAAAAGTTTCATTGCCTATGTATAGTATAACCGGCGTCAATTCCCTCACAAGAATTAACGAAActccaaaaaataataaaatggCTTTGTTGTATCAAACCGTTTTTCGATAGTTGCCAAGATTGTCTCTACTATTTTAGAGGCACTTACTTCATCCACTGTATAATACAGATATTGTTTGTCCGAGCGCCTGAGGTCATTTGCCTGCAGACACTGTTTTTCCCAAAACAGTTAAAGGAAAATTCCATGCGTCAACAACGTATTGTTGGACCGAATTTGTACGTCAAGTTCTCTGGAGAAATTTACATCTCATTTCtatattgtttttataCTAACTAGGTAATTTTTGACAAAGGTGATACTTCATTAAGAAATACTTTATTGGGCAGTAATGTCGATACAGATAT is part of the Eremothecium cymbalariae DBVPG#7215 chromosome 2, complete sequence genome and encodes:
- the HIS2 gene encoding histidinol-phosphatase (similar to Ashbya gossypii AEL022W); the encoded protein is MFSHHSHSGDYISHGVDTLDAIVEEVQRRGFHTYCLTEHMPRLEETLLYPEERTTDSLNDLKRLRLQFQKYLEHSQRIKKQIVDVNLIVGMEVEGCNSKHIGYARDLMDQHKEVLKFCVGSIHHVNDIPIDYNQALWFAALESSGNNLRKFLLDYFELQYDMLKTLKPKVVGHFDLIRLFMPEDGMFVDKSTGEVAFSATKDDLDLGTWTRVMDISPSLISIWSDVEAVVIRNIAFINSYKGLIEINSSGIRKGLVEPYPHRDVANLVKKYANSRFVLSDDAHSVAQVGVAYNKTLQYIEHVLQLQGIYYLSEIHNGAELDVKYMSLGEIKANSFWKSN